One region of Macadamia integrifolia cultivar HAES 741 chromosome 11, SCU_Mint_v3, whole genome shotgun sequence genomic DNA includes:
- the LOC122093927 gene encoding cationic amino acid transporter 1-like: MALQLLKLPWWEELQALQILQLLLLFIPSLFIILKFARQAEKSNLPPSPPKLTLIGNLHQLGTLPYRSLRDLSYKYGPLMFMQLGSSRTLVVSSAEILEEITKSRDIVFSNRTRMAAGEKLFYGWSDLAFAPYSEYWRQVRKFCVLELLSVKRVQSFKFDREEVVGIMIEKINHSSQIENPVNISDLLLITSNNLISRIALGGKYHGEDNNESKVWAEETKNPGRDIPIGLVGSMTITTFAYCLMAATLCLMQPYDQIDPDAPFSIAFKATGMDWAKYIVALGALKGMTSVLLVSAMGQARYLTHIARTHMAPPCLGYVNEKFGTPINATIVMLVATAVIALFTDLNILANLLSISTLFIFMLVAIALLIRRYYVSGISSLRHQIFFITFILVILASSAAIAVCWAIEVASWIPFLLTLIVWFLSTLGLRLFVPQARNPKLWGVPLVPWLPSASIAINIFLLGSIDAKSYMRFAVWTGGLLVYYLFFGLHASYDAARESSDKRAEAAKQLQKMEEGSTNSQMGADMNTCG, encoded by the exons ATGGCTCTACAACTATTGAAGCTCCCATGGTGGGAAGAACTGCAAGCGTTACAGattcttcaacttcttcttctcttcattcCTTCTTTATTCATTATATTAAAGTTTGCTAGACAAGCCGAGAAATCCAATTTGCCACCATCTCCACCAAAGCTTACCCTTATTGGAAACCTTCACCAGCTAGGGACACTCCCTTATCGCTCTCTTAGAGATCTTTCTTACAAGTATGGACCTCTCATGTTCATGCAATTGGGCTCTTCACGAACTCTTGTAGTTTCCTCTGCTGAGATTCTTGAAGAGATCACAAAGTCTAGAGATATTGTGTTTTCAAATAGGACCAGAATGGCTGCCGGTGAGAAGCTCTTCTATGGCTGGAGCGACTTGGCGTTTGCACCCTACAGTGAGTATTGGAGACAGGTGAGGAAGTTTTGTGTACTTGAGCTCTTGAGTGTTAAGAGGGTACAGTCATTTAAGTTTGATAGAGAAGAAGTAGTTGGTATCATGATTGAGAAGATAAATCATTCATCACAAATTGAAAACCCAGTTAATATATCTGATTTGCTACTCATTACATCCAATAACTTGATCTCACGAATTGCTTTGGGTGGGAAATACCATGGAGAAGACAACAACGAGAGCAAAGTATG GGCAGAGGAGACTAAGAACCCTGGTAGGGATATCCCAATTGGTCTTGTAGGATCCATGACAATCACCACATTTGCTTACTGCTTAATGGCAGCCACACTTTGCCTAATGCAACCCTATGATCAGATTGACCCTGATGCTCCATTCTCTATAGCTTTCAAGGCCACAGGAATGGATTGGGCTAAGTACATTGTTGCACTTGGGGCCTTAAAGGGTATGACAAGCGTTTTATTAGTCAGTGCAATGGGTCAAGCAAGGTACCTTACTCACATTGCTAGGACACATATGGCCCCTCCTTGTTTGGGTTATGTCAATGAGAAGTTTGGGACACCCATTAATGCCACAATTGTAATGCTTGTTGCCACTGCTGTCATTGCTCTGTTCACTGACCTTAATATCCTTGCCAACCTCCTCTCTATCTCAACTCTATTCATCTTCATGCTTGTTGCGATCGCTCTCCTCATCCGGAGGTACTACGTGAGCGGTATAAGCTCATTGAGACACCAAATCTTCTTTATCACATTCATTCTAGTTATTCTTGCATCATCTGCTGCAATTGCAGTATGCTGGGCAATAGAAGTGGCAAGTTGGATACCATTTCTACTTACATTGATTGTGTGGTTCCTTTCGACACTTGGACTAAGGTTGTTTGTTCCACAAGCTCGGAATCCAAAGCTATGGGGTGTTCCCCTAGTACCCTGGTTGCCATCGGCATCGATTGCTATCAACATCTTCCTTTTAGGCTCCATCGACGCGAAGTCATACATGCGGTTTGCAGTATGGACTGGTGGCCTCTTGGTGTACTATTTGTTCTTTGGGCTCCATGCTTCATATGATGCAGCAAGGGAGTCAAGTGACAAGAGGGCAGAGGCTGCTAAACAACTGCAAAAGATGGAAGAGGGATCGACGAATTCTCAAATGGGGGCAGACATGAATACATGTGGTTAG